From Alteribacter keqinensis, one genomic window encodes:
- a CDS encoding tRNA dihydrouridine synthase, with protein sequence MKDNFWRELPRPFFILAPMEEVTDVVFRHVVSEAARPDVFFTEFTNTESYCHPEGIRSVRGRLTFTEDEQPMVAHIWGDKPEYFRQMSIGMAELGFRGIDINMGCPVPNVVHNGKGSGLIRRPEVAAELIQAAKAGGLPVSVKTRLGFTEVDEWRDWLTHILKQDIVNLSIHLRTRDEMSKVDAHWELIPEIKKLRDQIAPDTLLTINGDIPDRQTGLRLVDQYGVDGVMIGRGIFHNPFAFEKEKKDHSSKELLDLLRLHLDLHDKYSHLGLRPFKALHRFFKIYVKGFRGASELRNQLMSTESTDEVRELLDNFELKSL encoded by the coding sequence ATGAAAGATAATTTTTGGCGTGAACTCCCACGACCTTTTTTTATACTGGCACCAATGGAAGAAGTGACCGATGTAGTTTTTCGCCATGTAGTGAGTGAAGCAGCCAGACCTGATGTGTTTTTTACAGAGTTTACAAACACGGAGAGTTATTGTCACCCTGAGGGGATCCGCAGTGTGCGCGGGCGCTTGACTTTTACAGAGGATGAACAGCCGATGGTTGCACATATATGGGGGGATAAGCCTGAATACTTCCGGCAAATGAGTATTGGTATGGCGGAACTGGGCTTTCGCGGTATCGATATCAATATGGGCTGTCCTGTACCTAATGTTGTACACAATGGGAAGGGGAGCGGCCTTATCCGGCGTCCGGAAGTTGCAGCAGAATTAATCCAGGCAGCGAAAGCAGGCGGGCTCCCCGTAAGCGTAAAGACAAGGCTCGGTTTTACGGAAGTAGATGAATGGCGGGACTGGCTTACCCACATTTTGAAGCAGGACATCGTTAACCTTTCCATTCACCTGCGTACAAGAGATGAAATGAGCAAGGTGGATGCCCATTGGGAGTTGATCCCGGAGATTAAGAAACTCCGTGACCAGATAGCACCGGATACACTTTTGACGATCAATGGGGATATTCCCGACCGTCAAACCGGTTTGAGACTCGTTGATCAATATGGTGTTGACGGGGTGATGATTGGCCGTGGTATTTTTCATAATCCATTTGCCTTTGAAAAAGAGAAGAAAGATCACAGCAGTAAGGAACTGCTTGATCTCTTAAGACTTCATCTGGATCTTCACGATAAATATTCACATTTAGGGCTGCGTCCGTTCAAGGCTCTTCACCGCTTTTTTAAGATCTATGTCAAAGGATTCCGCGGGGCGAGTGAATTAAGAAATCAACTGATGAGCACAGAGTCAACAGATGAAGTGCGTGAATTACTCGATAACTTTGAGTTAAAGAGTCTGTAG
- a CDS encoding protein adenylyltransferase SelO, giving the protein MTKSIDTGWNLDNSYARLPESFFSLINPNPVADPELVVLNTKLAATLGLNAEELKSKEGINILAGNDVPDGSVPIAQAYAGHQFGNFTMLGDGRALLFGEQISPDGERVDVQLKGSGPTPFSRGGDGRAALGPMLREYIISEAMHALGIPTSRSLAVVATGEPVYRETELPGAVLTRTAASHLRFGTFQYSAGVGKVDDLRTLADYAIERHYPHIKDHENQYFSFLEEVMKDQASLVAKWQHIGFIHGVMNTDNMTISGETIDYGPCAFMDTYDPKTVFSSIDVQGRYAYGNQPYITGWNLSRFSEALLPLLHNDEEEAVKLAQAVMADFSERYKRIWLDGMRKKLGLLNEEKEDESLVEQLLSIMQKNKADYTNTFRALSFDQPVDELSCSGEFNEWYRQWQARLNRQEGSKESSRELMQQTNPAIIPRNHKVEEALEAAGEGNFSVMLRLLDVLSNPYTKNPDKEFTNPPEPSSRPYRTFCGT; this is encoded by the coding sequence ATGACGAAATCAATAGATACAGGATGGAATCTGGACAATAGTTACGCCCGGCTGCCGGAATCGTTTTTCAGCTTGATCAATCCAAATCCGGTTGCAGATCCAGAGCTTGTCGTACTTAACACTAAGCTGGCAGCCACATTGGGCCTGAATGCTGAAGAGCTGAAAAGCAAGGAAGGGATAAATATTCTTGCAGGAAACGATGTTCCTGACGGCTCAGTACCTATCGCTCAGGCCTATGCTGGACATCAGTTTGGGAATTTCACCATGTTGGGAGACGGACGTGCCCTGCTTTTTGGGGAGCAGATCAGCCCTGACGGGGAAAGGGTCGATGTTCAGCTGAAGGGATCGGGACCTACACCATTTTCCCGTGGAGGAGACGGTCGTGCGGCACTTGGCCCGATGCTTCGGGAATATATCATCAGTGAAGCTATGCATGCCCTTGGTATCCCGACTTCCCGGAGTCTTGCTGTTGTTGCTACAGGGGAGCCCGTTTACCGTGAAACGGAACTTCCCGGTGCTGTTCTGACCCGCACAGCAGCCAGTCACCTTCGATTCGGAACTTTTCAGTACAGTGCAGGAGTGGGAAAAGTGGACGACCTCAGGACTCTTGCTGATTATGCCATAGAGCGCCATTACCCTCATATAAAAGATCATGAAAACCAGTATTTCTCTTTTCTCGAGGAAGTAATGAAAGATCAGGCCTCCCTGGTTGCCAAGTGGCAGCATATCGGTTTTATCCATGGCGTCATGAATACCGATAATATGACCATCAGTGGAGAAACGATTGATTACGGCCCGTGCGCCTTCATGGATACGTATGACCCAAAAACCGTATTCAGTTCGATAGACGTACAGGGGCGTTATGCATATGGGAATCAGCCTTATATTACCGGCTGGAATCTTTCAAGGTTCTCAGAAGCCCTCCTGCCTCTGCTTCACAACGATGAGGAAGAAGCAGTAAAGCTTGCACAGGCTGTGATGGCTGATTTCAGTGAACGTTACAAGCGTATCTGGCTTGACGGTATGCGAAAAAAGTTAGGGTTGTTAAACGAAGAAAAAGAAGACGAATCTCTAGTTGAGCAACTCCTGAGTATCATGCAGAAAAACAAAGCTGATTATACGAATACCTTCCGTGCCCTTTCATTTGATCAGCCTGTAGATGAATTGTCCTGCTCTGGAGAATTTAATGAATGGTATAGGCAGTGGCAGGCACGGCTGAACAGGCAGGAAGGTTCAAAAGAGTCTTCCCGGGAATTGATGCAGCAAACCAACCCTGCAATTATCCCTCGCAACCACAAGGTGGAAGAGGCACTGGAAGCTGCTGGTGAAGGGAATTTCAGTGTTATGCTTCGCCTTCTTGATGTTTTGTCGAATCCTTATACTAAAAATCCGGATAAGGAATTTACTAATCCTCCGGAACCATCCAGTCGTCCTTACCGTACTTTTTGCGGAACGTAA
- a CDS encoding YheC/YheD family protein, protein MTIVWVKVLQSESGNSHIVVPEEFPETFRKYNSIQHGLLHVSCEIITKKGTGESGDIDSPLTLNFSKEVMEKLYLFPGVKYQVIAKGDTIKIGPLTGMTVSNDKSTGVKRVRDYSRTGGIFVAFKKSNINWEAKTVVGRVYAGNEKKWQLATVPLPDVIYRRGSKFSDELITKYKEMGGTLFNTRPLYKGNLDTILSKDETLKEFIIEQRDVNTIGDIFIMVYRFKKIVIKPKAGVGGNGVLFIEKIGWNRFKVADYKNVRNAMKKILSTNQLISFIKERNLSNGRFIVQKWIQFKTYKGNPVDIRVHMQKNDEGWVCSGVECRVAASGQQVTNLAKGGEPLTFETVMESEPEIDELKDKLIAVCKMIGEAIDQAYPDDCFADIGMDVALDSAGKIWFIEANCCPLFKGFKKISPLSYRAICQRPIYYSTSKQGFIIDL, encoded by the coding sequence ATGACAATAGTTTGGGTAAAAGTTTTACAGAGTGAATCCGGGAATAGCCACATTGTTGTACCAGAGGAATTTCCAGAGACATTTCGTAAATATAACAGTATTCAGCATGGTTTATTACATGTTTCTTGTGAGATCATCACAAAAAAAGGAACTGGTGAGAGTGGAGATATTGATAGTCCTTTGACTCTCAACTTTTCAAAAGAGGTTATGGAAAAACTTTATTTATTTCCAGGTGTTAAATATCAGGTTATCGCTAAGGGTGACACAATAAAAATTGGGCCACTGACCGGTATGACTGTTTCAAATGACAAATCCACAGGAGTTAAAAGAGTCAGAGATTATAGCAGAACCGGTGGCATCTTTGTTGCTTTTAAAAAGAGTAATATTAATTGGGAGGCTAAAACAGTAGTAGGCAGGGTTTATGCAGGAAACGAGAAAAAATGGCAGTTGGCTACCGTCCCGTTGCCTGATGTTATCTATCGAAGAGGATCAAAATTTTCGGATGAACTGATTACAAAATACAAAGAAATGGGTGGCACTCTCTTTAATACGAGACCCCTTTATAAAGGAAACCTCGACACAATACTCTCAAAAGATGAAACATTAAAGGAATTTATTATCGAACAGCGAGATGTAAACACCATAGGAGATATATTCATTATGGTGTACCGGTTTAAAAAGATTGTTATCAAGCCAAAAGCCGGAGTAGGAGGGAACGGTGTATTATTTATCGAGAAAATAGGGTGGAACAGGTTTAAGGTTGCGGACTATAAAAATGTGAGAAATGCAATGAAGAAAATTCTCTCAACCAATCAACTAATAAGCTTTATAAAGGAGCGAAATCTTAGTAATGGCCGTTTTATCGTTCAAAAGTGGATACAATTTAAAACTTACAAAGGTAACCCCGTTGACATTCGTGTTCATATGCAGAAAAACGATGAAGGCTGGGTTTGCAGTGGCGTTGAATGCCGTGTGGCCGCTTCGGGGCAGCAAGTAACGAATCTGGCTAAAGGAGGGGAACCACTTACTTTTGAAACAGTTATGGAGTCGGAACCTGAAATCGACGAATTGAAAGATAAGCTCATAGCGGTATGTAAAATGATTGGTGAGGCCATTGATCAGGCGTATCCAGACGACTGCTTTGCAGATATAGGCATGGATGTTGCACTGGATAGTGCAGGAAAGATATGGTTCATCGAGGCGAATTGCTGTCCATTATTTAAAGGGTTCAAAAAAATTTCCCCATTGTCTTACCGGGCCATTTGTCAAAGACCAATTTATTATTCAACGTCAAAACAGGGATTTATTATTGACCTATAA
- a CDS encoding DUF6429 family protein, which translates to MRRSWKGYRFETLDELTDEDFIRGSTRSKSVYLTEEGIKEAEKLMQKYLGKGHLS; encoded by the coding sequence ATGAGAAGAAGTTGGAAGGGCTACCGCTTTGAAACGTTAGATGAATTAACGGATGAAGATTTTATTCGCGGGAGTACCCGGTCAAAGTCCGTTTACTTAACGGAAGAGGGTATCAAAGAAGCCGAAAAATTAATGCAGAAGTATTTAGGGAAAGGTCATTTATCTTAA
- a CDS encoding amidohydrolase family protein: MDKLIIKNGIMLDKHFNKRKADILIEGKYIKDVQPGLPVNNETETIDAEGKIVMPGFVDSHRHVWESLIRHTGTDWSLPQYLENIYYGNLGSMLTTEDMYLANLWGSLEALDAGVTTVLDYSMLETPEHADAAINGLRDAGIRGVFAHGVSGRGEYWDRESQLRHPEDSRRVKKEYFQSSDQLLTMGLAIRGPEFSAWETAVDDIQLARELDAIASMHIGFGSWGPHDRSISRLHDAGLLREDLNLVHVNRIQPHEYKLIAESGASLSVTPEIEMMMGHGYPATGRLHEHNGLVTLGVDVVVSTAGDMFSQMKFAMQAERARQNEIILDKGDMPMELGITTKDVLTFATQNGAKALQLDHKVGTLETGKEADIVIIDPSSTNLHPLNNQPVGAVVQSARPENVEFVFVAGKAVKRDGRLVYGEQKRLRERVKAASERIFQRQREAVKK; encoded by the coding sequence ATGGACAAACTGATCATTAAAAATGGAATCATGTTGGATAAGCACTTTAACAAAAGGAAGGCAGACATTCTAATTGAGGGGAAATACATTAAAGATGTTCAACCAGGGCTTCCTGTCAATAATGAAACTGAAACGATTGATGCAGAAGGTAAGATTGTTATGCCCGGCTTCGTCGATTCCCACCGCCACGTCTGGGAATCTCTTATCCGCCATACCGGTACAGACTGGTCACTGCCTCAATATCTGGAAAACATTTATTACGGAAATCTAGGATCCATGCTCACAACAGAAGACATGTACCTGGCAAACCTGTGGGGCTCACTTGAAGCCCTGGACGCCGGTGTGACTACGGTCCTTGATTACTCCATGCTGGAAACGCCCGAACATGCGGATGCTGCCATAAACGGTCTGCGCGACGCAGGGATACGCGGGGTTTTTGCTCACGGGGTATCGGGACGAGGGGAATACTGGGATCGGGAGAGTCAACTGAGGCATCCCGAGGACAGCCGCAGAGTAAAAAAAGAGTACTTCCAATCCTCCGATCAGCTTTTAACAATGGGACTGGCTATTCGAGGGCCTGAATTCAGTGCATGGGAAACCGCCGTTGATGACATTCAGCTTGCAAGAGAACTTGACGCCATTGCATCCATGCACATAGGGTTCGGCAGCTGGGGACCACACGACAGGTCGATTTCCCGCCTTCATGATGCAGGGCTGCTGAGAGAAGATTTGAATCTGGTACACGTTAACCGCATCCAGCCTCATGAATATAAGCTCATTGCCGAGAGCGGTGCGTCCCTTTCTGTGACTCCAGAAATTGAAATGATGATGGGCCACGGATACCCGGCAACCGGTCGCCTTCACGAACACAATGGCCTGGTGACGCTGGGAGTCGATGTGGTTGTGTCCACAGCAGGTGACATGTTTTCTCAAATGAAGTTTGCAATGCAGGCTGAAAGAGCACGGCAGAACGAGATAATACTGGATAAAGGGGACATGCCAATGGAACTTGGAATTACGACAAAGGATGTTCTAACGTTCGCTACACAAAATGGAGCAAAAGCCCTTCAACTTGATCACAAAGTCGGGACGCTCGAGACGGGGAAAGAAGCGGATATAGTTATTATTGATCCGTCTTCAACGAACCTTCATCCACTCAACAACCAGCCTGTAGGGGCTGTTGTCCAGAGTGCCCGCCCGGAGAATGTGGAATTTGTCTTCGTTGCAGGAAAAGCTGTAAAGCGTGACGGCAGGCTGGTTTACGGTGAACAAAAACGCCTTAGGGAGCGGGTAAAGGCTGCAAGTGAAAGGATCTTTCAAAGACAGAGAGAGGCTGTGAAGAAGTAG